A window of Halomonas sp. GFAJ-1 contains these coding sequences:
- a CDS encoding homoserine O-acetyltransferase has product MPDSDTLAFSERPADSVGLITPHVAKFDTPLSLACGKVLPEYELIYETYGTLNAERTNAVLICHALSGHHHAAGYHSTDDRKPGWWDAHIGPGKSIDTNRFFVVSLNNLGGCHGSTGPVSHNPETGRQWGPDFPMVTVSDWVASQARLADRLGIKRWAAAVGGSLGGMQVLQWAITYPERIANAVVIAATPRLSAQNIAFNEVARQAIRSDPEFFDGWYAEHDTVPKRGLKLARMVGHITYLSEDAMGSKFGRDLRSNDLNFGFDVEFQVESYLRYQGDTFSTAFDANTYLLMTKALDYFDPAAAHAGDLASALAPAQCPFLIVSFTTDWRFPPSRSRELVDSLTRAGKSVSYANIESPHGHDAFLLPEPRYHALFSAFMGRVAHELAIHETTEEEIR; this is encoded by the coding sequence ATGCCTGATTCAGACACTCTCGCGTTTAGCGAGCGGCCAGCAGACTCTGTTGGCCTTATCACGCCCCACGTCGCCAAGTTCGACACGCCGTTGTCGCTTGCCTGCGGCAAGGTGTTGCCAGAATACGAGCTTATTTATGAGACTTACGGCACGCTGAACGCCGAACGCACTAACGCGGTATTAATTTGCCATGCACTCTCAGGCCATCACCATGCAGCGGGATACCACAGCACCGATGACCGTAAACCTGGCTGGTGGGATGCTCACATTGGCCCTGGAAAATCCATCGACACCAACCGCTTTTTTGTGGTGTCGCTTAATAACTTAGGCGGCTGCCATGGCAGTACGGGGCCGGTGAGCCATAACCCGGAAACGGGCCGCCAATGGGGGCCAGACTTCCCTATGGTCACCGTCAGCGACTGGGTAGCCAGCCAAGCGCGCCTAGCCGACCGCCTTGGCATTAAGCGCTGGGCAGCGGCGGTGGGTGGCAGCCTAGGCGGCATGCAGGTGCTGCAGTGGGCGATTACCTACCCAGAACGCATTGCCAACGCCGTGGTAATTGCGGCGACGCCGCGGCTGTCTGCACAAAATATCGCCTTTAACGAGGTTGCCCGGCAAGCGATTCGCTCGGACCCTGAGTTTTTCGACGGCTGGTATGCCGAACACGACACTGTACCTAAGCGGGGCTTAAAACTGGCGCGTATGGTGGGGCATATCACCTATCTCTCAGAAGACGCCATGGGTAGCAAGTTTGGCCGCGACCTGCGCAGTAATGATCTGAATTTTGGCTTTGATGTTGAGTTTCAGGTGGAGTCCTATCTGCGCTATCAGGGCGATACTTTCTCTACCGCTTTTGACGCCAACACCTACCTGTTAATGACCAAGGCGTTGGATTACTTTGACCCCGCTGCCGCCCATGCAGGCGACTTAGCCAGCGCGCTAGCCCCTGCTCAATGCCCTTTCTTGATCGTTAGCTTTACCACCGACTGGCGCTTTCCGCCGTCTCGTTCCCGCGAATTAGTCGATTCCTTAACCCGCGCTGGCAAATCCGTCAGCTATGCCAATATCGAATCCCCTCACGGGCACGATGCTTTTTTACTCCCCGAACCGCGTTATCACGCCCTGTTCAGCGCCTTTATGGGTCGCGTTGCCCATGAGCTAGCGATCCATGAAACGACTGAAGAGGAGATACGATAA
- a CDS encoding pyrroline-5-carboxylate reductase codes for MASKITFIGAGNMAGAIIGGLIESGVAPSDITATAPNESELASLKQRLGVNTQTDNNAAVKDADVVVLAVKPQIMRNVCDAMSESVQQQAPLVISIAAGLDADTINQWLGGNTALVRCMPNTPSLVGIGASGLYANKAVSDAQRTLATQLMEAVGIVEWVEDEHLLDAVTAVSGSAPAYFFLMFEAMEEAAVKLGLPAATARRLAIQTALGAATMAQQSDKDPATLKQNVMSPGGTTERAIQHMEDAQLRTTIADAMQACADRAEAMAKELSAS; via the coding sequence ATGGCGAGCAAGATCACCTTCATTGGCGCAGGCAATATGGCCGGAGCCATTATCGGCGGCCTTATCGAAAGCGGCGTTGCCCCTTCAGACATTACCGCAACAGCACCTAACGAGAGCGAGCTTGCCTCATTAAAGCAGCGCCTAGGGGTAAATACCCAGACCGATAATAACGCTGCGGTTAAAGATGCCGATGTGGTCGTACTCGCAGTTAAACCGCAAATTATGCGCAACGTTTGTGACGCCATGAGCGAAAGCGTGCAACAGCAAGCTCCACTGGTTATTTCAATTGCCGCTGGCCTTGATGCCGACACTATTAACCAATGGCTAGGCGGAAACACTGCGCTGGTGCGCTGCATGCCCAACACTCCGTCGCTCGTCGGCATAGGCGCAAGCGGCCTGTACGCCAACAAGGCTGTTAGCGATGCCCAGCGCACGCTGGCTACCCAACTTATGGAAGCGGTTGGCATTGTCGAGTGGGTGGAAGATGAACACCTGCTGGATGCGGTCACCGCTGTCTCTGGTAGCGCGCCGGCCTACTTCTTTTTAATGTTTGAGGCGATGGAAGAAGCCGCCGTCAAGCTTGGCCTGCCTGCTGCCACTGCACGACGCCTAGCCATCCAAACTGCTTTAGGTGCTGCCACTATGGCGCAGCAGAGTGACAAAGACCCCGCCACGCTTAAACAAAATGTGATGTCGCCGGGGGGCACTACCGAACGCGCCATACAACACATGGAAGATGCGCAGCTGCGCACCACCATTGCCGATGCCATGCAAGCCTGCGCCGACCGCGCCGAGGCAATGGCCAAGGAACTCAGCGCAAGCTAA
- a CDS encoding YggS family pyridoxal phosphate enzyme has protein sequence MTDIALPESLATARERLHRALKNADRLLNSAALLAVSKTKPASLIRQAWQLGQREFGENYLQEALEKQAELADLDDIVWHFIGPLQSNKTRSVAENFAWMHSVERLKIAKRLSEQRPEHLAPLNICLQVNISREASKSGVMPEEVAALAHEVAALPRLQLRGLMAIPAPADSLSAQRAPFAELHQLLIELQSALPETPLDTLSMGMSDDLEAAILEGATLVRLGTAIFGAR, from the coding sequence ATGACAGACATCGCACTCCCCGAGTCACTCGCCACTGCGCGTGAGCGTCTGCACCGGGCGCTAAAAAACGCTGACCGCCTGCTTAACAGTGCGGCATTGCTAGCGGTGAGCAAAACCAAACCGGCCTCACTGATCCGGCAGGCTTGGCAGCTTGGTCAGCGGGAGTTTGGTGAAAACTACCTCCAAGAAGCGCTGGAAAAACAGGCCGAGCTAGCCGACTTAGACGATATCGTGTGGCATTTCATCGGCCCATTACAGTCCAATAAAACTCGGTCAGTGGCAGAAAACTTTGCCTGGATGCATAGCGTCGAGCGCTTAAAAATCGCCAAGCGCTTAAGTGAACAGCGTCCAGAGCATCTCGCACCGCTCAATATCTGCCTACAGGTTAATATCAGCCGTGAGGCGTCTAAATCAGGCGTTATGCCCGAAGAGGTCGCAGCACTGGCTCATGAGGTTGCTGCGCTACCACGGCTTCAGCTACGAGGCTTAATGGCAATTCCCGCCCCCGCTGATAGCCTCTCTGCGCAACGGGCACCCTTTGCGGAGCTGCACCAACTCCTCATAGAACTGCAATCCGCGCTGCCAGAGACGCCTCTGGACACGCTCTCCATGGGAATGAGCGATGATCTAGAAGCGGCCATTTTAGAGGGCGCCACTCTGGTACGCTTAGGAACGGCTATTTTTGGTGCCCGGTGA
- a CDS encoding twitching motility protein PilT, whose product MDITELLAFSAKQNASDLHLSAGLPPMIRVDGDIRRLNVPAMDNSEVRRLIYDIMNDQQRRDYEEHLETDFSFDVPGVARFRVNAFNQARGAGAVFRTIPNEVLSMQALGLGEVFERLAMLPRGLVLVTGPTGSGKSTTLAAMIDYINDHRFEHILTIEDPVEFVHASKRCLINQREVHRDTRSFNSALRSALREDPDVILVGELRDLETMRLALTAAETGHLVFGTLHTTSAAKTIDRIIDVFPGEEKSMVRSMLSESLQAVVSQTLLKRQGGGRVAAHEILIATAAVRNLIRGDKVAQIYSAIQTGGNLGMQTLNASLARLVKEGAVSMEDAQARAKGTLSLGDE is encoded by the coding sequence ATGGATATTACCGAACTGCTGGCATTCTCGGCAAAGCAGAATGCATCGGACCTGCACCTTTCTGCGGGTTTGCCGCCCATGATACGTGTTGATGGCGATATTCGTCGGCTTAATGTACCGGCGATGGATAACAGCGAAGTCCGGCGGTTGATCTACGACATCATGAACGATCAGCAGCGCCGCGACTACGAAGAACACTTGGAAACCGACTTCTCTTTTGACGTGCCAGGAGTGGCGCGTTTTCGGGTCAATGCGTTTAACCAGGCGCGAGGTGCTGGGGCGGTTTTTCGTACTATCCCTAATGAAGTGCTTTCGATGCAGGCCCTGGGCCTAGGCGAGGTGTTCGAGCGCTTAGCCATGCTGCCCCGTGGCTTGGTACTGGTTACCGGGCCAACAGGGTCGGGTAAAAGCACCACGCTTGCCGCGATGATTGACTACATCAACGACCACCGCTTTGAGCATATTTTAACGATTGAAGACCCGGTGGAGTTTGTTCATGCCAGTAAGCGTTGCCTGATCAATCAGCGCGAAGTGCACCGGGACACGCGTAGTTTCAACAGCGCATTACGCAGCGCCCTGCGTGAAGACCCGGACGTTATTTTAGTAGGTGAGCTGCGCGACCTCGAAACAATGCGCTTAGCGCTAACCGCTGCTGAAACAGGCCATCTAGTATTTGGAACCCTGCATACTACTTCTGCAGCAAAGACCATCGACCGAATTATTGATGTCTTCCCAGGGGAAGAGAAATCCATGGTGCGCTCAATGCTGTCGGAGTCGCTACAGGCCGTTGTGTCGCAAACGTTGCTAAAACGCCAAGGCGGCGGGCGCGTAGCGGCTCACGAAATATTGATTGCCACCGCCGCTGTTCGCAATTTAATCCGTGGAGATAAAGTGGCACAGATTTATTCGGCCATTCAAACCGGCGGAAACTTGGGCATGCAAACCTTAAACGCGTCGCTTGCAAGGCTAGTAAAAGAGGGCGCGGTGAGTATGGAAGACGCTCAGGCGCGGGCAAAAGGCACGCTTTCACTGGGGGATGAATAA
- a CDS encoding type IV pili twitching motility protein PilT, whose product MTASQWLHQLLAIMVEQQASDLLISVGAPASLKTPQGLVPLGRQPLSSSQVRSLVVNAIPDMQRERFALEHEANFAISLEQKGRFRVSAFQQRNEPAMVVRRIAQEIPTLTALGVPSQLAELANAKRGLVLVVGGTGTGKSTTLAAMIQERNVSVGGHIITIEDPIEYLHPHQRGIVNQREVGVDTESFEVALKNTLRQAPDVILIGEVRTRETMEHALTFAETGHLCLATLHANNANQALERILHFFPHERHEQIRMDLSLNLRAVVAQQLLPTQQGGRCAAIEIMLSSPRVVDLIRKGRIDELKSAMAASRDAGMQTFDQALYALYQAEQISQQVALAHADSANDLRLMIKHGDAAASGTPLAAQISPHLALRDGDDY is encoded by the coding sequence ATGACGGCCTCCCAGTGGTTGCATCAGTTGCTGGCTATTATGGTTGAGCAGCAGGCGTCCGACCTGCTGATTTCGGTCGGCGCGCCGGCAAGCTTAAAAACGCCCCAGGGGTTAGTGCCCCTGGGGCGGCAGCCGCTTTCCTCAAGCCAAGTGCGCAGCCTGGTGGTCAATGCGATACCCGATATGCAGCGTGAGCGGTTTGCGTTAGAGCACGAGGCGAATTTCGCCATAAGCCTTGAGCAAAAAGGCCGCTTTCGGGTCAGCGCTTTTCAGCAGCGTAATGAGCCTGCCATGGTGGTGCGCCGCATTGCTCAAGAAATTCCCACACTCACGGCACTGGGTGTGCCCAGTCAGCTCGCTGAACTCGCTAACGCCAAGCGCGGGCTGGTACTGGTGGTGGGAGGAACGGGCACGGGTAAATCGACCACGCTAGCAGCCATGATTCAAGAGCGTAACGTCTCGGTGGGTGGGCATATCATCACCATCGAAGACCCTATTGAGTATTTGCATCCGCACCAGCGCGGTATCGTCAATCAGCGCGAGGTGGGGGTAGATACAGAGTCGTTTGAAGTGGCGCTCAAGAATACGCTTCGCCAGGCGCCCGACGTGATTCTGATTGGTGAGGTGCGCACCCGGGAAACGATGGAGCACGCGCTGACCTTTGCTGAAACAGGGCATCTTTGCCTTGCCACGCTACACGCTAACAATGCTAATCAAGCGTTGGAGCGCATTCTCCACTTCTTTCCTCACGAAAGGCATGAGCAAATACGGATGGACTTATCGCTCAACCTTCGTGCGGTGGTGGCGCAGCAGTTGTTGCCTACTCAGCAGGGCGGTCGCTGTGCGGCCATTGAGATTATGCTTTCGTCACCGCGCGTGGTGGATCTGATACGCAAAGGCCGCATCGACGAGTTGAAGTCGGCCATGGCAGCGTCCCGAGACGCAGGCATGCAAACCTTCGACCAAGCGCTCTACGCGCTCTATCAAGCGGAGCAAATCAGCCAGCAGGTAGCGTTGGCCCATGCCGACTCGGCAAACGATTTACGACTGATGATTAAGCATGGCGACGCGGCTGCCAGCGGCACACCGTTGGCAGCGCAGATATCTCCCCATTTGGCGCTGCGTGATGGGGATGATTACTGA
- a CDS encoding anhydro-N-acetylmuramic acid kinase: MKTPVASPRYYIGLMSGTSLDGVDAALVAIAPDSQPKLMGTHAAPMPETLRSLLLTLCHAEHVSFAKLAEAEAAFCQLQANAVKALLAQQSMSPDQVSAVGSHGQTIEHAPHGHHGGPAYTLQLDNPSLLAELTDCTVVADFRRRDLAAGGQAAPLAPAFHQALFGRQAGEQLILNLGGFANITWLPSDSAKPVVGFDTGPANVLLDAWFAKHHPGRFDDNGNWAASGNVDNVLLERLLQEPFFHQPPPRSTGRELFHLPWLENQLTGNEAPQDVQATLAELTAVSVAQGIQQLPLSRQRTTLITGGGGAHNSYLMKRLAYHLPNAALTSPSAYGWPEDWIEAGAFAWLAHQRLNHLPGNLPSVTGASGPRVLGGVYAR, from the coding sequence ATGAAAACACCCGTTGCTTCGCCGCGTTACTATATTGGCTTGATGTCAGGCACTAGCTTGGATGGTGTTGATGCGGCCCTCGTCGCCATCGCACCCGACTCACAGCCTAAGTTGATGGGTACCCATGCAGCACCTATGCCAGAAACATTGCGATCGTTGCTGCTAACGCTGTGTCACGCAGAGCACGTGAGTTTTGCCAAATTAGCAGAGGCAGAAGCTGCGTTTTGTCAACTTCAAGCAAACGCCGTGAAAGCACTACTGGCCCAGCAAAGCATGTCGCCCGACCAAGTCAGCGCCGTTGGCAGCCATGGGCAAACCATAGAGCACGCCCCCCATGGCCATCATGGCGGCCCTGCCTACACACTACAGCTTGATAACCCAAGCCTTTTAGCAGAATTAACCGACTGTACCGTTGTGGCTGACTTTCGCCGCCGCGATTTAGCCGCAGGCGGTCAGGCCGCGCCGCTCGCTCCCGCGTTCCATCAAGCACTCTTTGGTCGCCAAGCGGGTGAGCAGTTGATTTTAAACCTAGGTGGCTTTGCCAATATAACGTGGCTACCCAGCGACTCTGCCAAGCCCGTGGTCGGTTTTGATACAGGACCGGCGAATGTACTGCTAGATGCATGGTTCGCAAAGCACCACCCAGGGCGCTTTGATGACAACGGCAACTGGGCCGCCAGCGGCAACGTCGATAACGTCCTCTTGGAACGCTTGCTTCAAGAACCTTTCTTCCATCAGCCGCCGCCGCGCAGCACTGGCCGAGAGCTATTTCATTTACCGTGGCTGGAAAACCAGCTAACTGGAAACGAAGCGCCTCAAGATGTGCAGGCAACGCTGGCAGAGCTTACCGCCGTGAGCGTTGCACAGGGTATTCAGCAGCTGCCGCTAAGCCGCCAACGCACCACATTAATTACAGGCGGAGGGGGAGCGCATAATTCGTATTTAATGAAGCGGCTCGCGTATCACTTACCTAACGCAGCCCTTACGTCACCCAGCGCGTACGGCTGGCCAGAGGACTGGATTGAAGCCGGCGCCTTTGCCTGGCTTGCCCACCAGCGCCTGAACCATTTGCCGGGCAACTTACCATCCGTTACCGGCGCCAGCGGCCCGCGAGTACTGGGCGGCGTGTATGCGCGTTAA
- a CDS encoding tyrosine--tRNA ligase yields the protein MSEVDQTLALLARGTHEILVEDELKKKLASGRKLRIKAGFDPTAPDLHLGHSVLLTKMRQFQDLGHTVIFLIGDFTGRIGDPTGKNVTRKPLTEADVKANAETYKEQVFKILDPEKTEVRFNAEWFGELTAAKMIELAAQSTVARMLERDDFEKRYKANQPIAIHEFLYPLVQGYDSVALEADVELGGTDQKFNLLMGREIQKHFGQEPQVVITMPLLEGLDGVQKMSKSLGNYVGVDETPGSMFNKLVSMPDSLMWRYFELLSLKSNEEIETLKQSVEQGANPRDVKMELARELIARYHGDEAAANAHKSAGNQLADGELPEDLPEVEVDFEGSEQAPIAAVLNRSGLTKNSAQAKDMLKNGSVKVDGEVVAQDTMLATNKVYVIQAGKKRYARVTLI from the coding sequence ATGAGTGAGGTGGATCAGACGCTAGCGCTGCTAGCGCGGGGTACGCACGAAATCCTGGTTGAGGACGAGCTGAAGAAGAAGCTGGCCTCTGGCCGTAAGCTGCGTATTAAGGCTGGCTTTGACCCCACCGCACCTGATCTACACCTGGGGCACAGTGTCTTATTGACCAAAATGCGCCAGTTCCAAGATCTGGGGCATACGGTTATCTTCCTCATTGGTGACTTTACGGGGCGCATTGGCGACCCTACCGGTAAAAACGTAACGCGTAAGCCGCTGACCGAAGCCGATGTAAAAGCCAACGCGGAAACGTATAAAGAGCAGGTGTTTAAAATCCTCGACCCTGAGAAAACCGAGGTGCGTTTTAATGCTGAATGGTTTGGTGAACTTACTGCCGCCAAAATGATTGAGTTAGCGGCGCAGAGCACTGTGGCTCGGATGCTTGAGCGCGATGATTTTGAAAAGCGCTATAAAGCTAATCAGCCAATTGCCATTCATGAATTTCTCTACCCCCTCGTGCAAGGCTACGACTCAGTGGCCCTTGAGGCAGACGTGGAGCTGGGTGGTACTGACCAGAAATTCAACCTACTCATGGGCCGCGAAATTCAAAAGCACTTTGGTCAAGAGCCGCAGGTCGTTATTACCATGCCGCTGCTTGAAGGCTTGGACGGCGTGCAGAAGATGTCCAAGTCATTGGGCAACTATGTCGGTGTCGATGAAACGCCAGGGTCGATGTTCAATAAGCTCGTCTCTATGCCTGACAGTTTGATGTGGCGCTACTTCGAGCTGCTCTCTTTGAAATCCAACGAAGAGATAGAAACGCTTAAGCAGAGTGTCGAGCAGGGGGCGAACCCTCGTGATGTGAAAATGGAGCTGGCCCGCGAGCTAATTGCCCGCTATCACGGTGATGAAGCCGCTGCGAATGCCCACAAGTCGGCGGGTAACCAACTGGCTGACGGTGAATTGCCGGAAGACCTGCCTGAGGTAGAAGTAGATTTCGAAGGTAGTGAGCAGGCACCCATTGCAGCAGTGCTCAACCGCTCTGGCCTCACCAAGAACAGCGCTCAGGCCAAAGACATGCTGAAAAACGGCAGTGTCAAAGTGGATGGCGAGGTGGTTGCTCAAGACACAATGTTGGCGACTAATAAGGTGTACGTTATCCAGGCAGGCAAGAAGCGTTACGCCCGTGTGACGCTTATTTGA